One Thiocapsa sp. genomic window carries:
- a CDS encoding SCP2 sterol-binding domain-containing protein, which produces MPSAQRLLFPLTFPLRLIPSVLHSQTLATVLNQVMKESLAEGELDFLDGRRVGIEIDDVGVRYCLGVSGGHISGYGKDLPPDASVAGGLREFMLLAARREDADTLFFQRRLRMSGDTELGLYLKNFLDAFEPPARWAPLTRALDRMAGLRFPGR; this is translated from the coding sequence ATGCCCTCTGCTCAGCGTTTGTTGTTTCCCTTGACCTTCCCCCTGCGCCTGATCCCGAGTGTTTTGCACAGCCAAACACTGGCGACTGTGTTGAATCAGGTCATGAAGGAGTCGCTCGCGGAAGGCGAGCTGGATTTCCTGGACGGTCGTCGGGTCGGTATCGAGATCGACGATGTCGGGGTTCGCTACTGTCTGGGTGTGAGCGGCGGGCATATTAGTGGATATGGCAAGGATCTGCCGCCTGACGCCAGCGTTGCCGGCGGTTTGCGCGAATTTATGCTGTTGGCCGCTCGGCGCGAGGATGCGGATACGCTGTTTTTTCAGCGCCGCCTGCGGATGTCCGGGGATACCGAGCTGGGACTCTATCTGAAGAATTTCTTGGACGCCTTCGAGCCGCCGGCGCGCTGGGCGCCGCTCACGCGGGCGCTCGATCGCATGGCGGGGCTGCGCTTTCCGGGTCGTTGA
- a CDS encoding lytic transglycosylase domain-containing protein produces MKTVDAAAVVDPAEPSASVAEVPEVVVEPEIDAAKQPGSAILPRPPDASTPSRAALTTMVERSAKQHRLDLDLVHALIRAESAYDPHAVSHAGAVGLMQVMPATAVDYGIASVDALFDPSTNLDTGMRHLKRLLDKYGSIGHAVMAYNAGEGALERSGGFVTYPETQRYTHAVIVAYLRKKGIQPYTAQARQLVGIDVTPAMARASSGEKGKGGSSTGVAEASGVETLERAPVTRLSSRLAPRLSRRSESGSDVGSMPAGQSIVNQNRARFSGDGR; encoded by the coding sequence GTGAAAACGGTTGATGCGGCCGCGGTGGTGGATCCGGCGGAACCTTCCGCGTCTGTTGCGGAGGTGCCGGAGGTTGTCGTGGAACCCGAGATCGACGCGGCCAAGCAGCCGGGGTCGGCGATCTTGCCGAGACCTCCGGACGCGTCGACGCCGTCGCGTGCCGCGTTGACCACGATGGTCGAGCGGTCAGCGAAGCAACACAGGCTGGATCTCGATCTCGTACACGCGTTGATTCGTGCAGAGTCAGCCTATGATCCGCATGCCGTGTCACATGCCGGGGCGGTTGGCCTGATGCAGGTGATGCCGGCTACTGCGGTCGATTACGGCATTGCTTCCGTGGATGCGCTGTTCGATCCAAGCACCAATCTCGACACCGGGATGCGTCACCTGAAGCGTCTACTCGATAAGTATGGGAGCATCGGGCATGCGGTCATGGCCTACAACGCGGGCGAGGGGGCGTTGGAGCGAAGCGGGGGCTTCGTCACCTATCCGGAGACGCAGCGGTACACGCATGCCGTGATCGTCGCTTACCTGCGGAAGAAGGGGATTCAGCCCTACACGGCCCAAGCACGCCAGCTTGTCGGCATCGATGTCACCCCGGCCATGGCGCGGGCGTCATCGGGCGAGAAGGGCAAGGGCGGGTCGAGCACGGGTGTCGCGGAAGCGTCTGGAGTCGAAACCCTGGAGCGAGCCCCGGTGACACGTTTGAGCTCGCGCTTGGCGCCGCGACTGTCGCGGCGGTCCGAGTCGGGGTCTGATGTTGGATCGATGCCCGCCGGGCAGAGCATTGTGAATCAGAATCGGGCGCGATTCTCTGGCGACGGTCGATGA
- a CDS encoding fibronectin type III domain-containing protein: MRLVRRSLPIQNRESQHNFPYRRYLLALLLCLSGHQSALASSSVTLQWNPALNDSRIAGYEIHVGTSSGTYRWVYEASDKGAATRQVSISGKEQGKTYYFAIRAINHDRSLISPFSKEIGHTIGDATQNSILESDEVWVGPSWQWVSFTQTFTDPIVVASSSESGSHPSVIRIEGVEPSGFWIRLEAWDYLSRDATTETVNYIAMERGRHRLPNGSEVMAGRLLTDPRESHNQVSFTEIFRETPIVVTNITSNNGNSAVTTMITSVERNGFSVGITEQESNTQKKVAETIDFIAWEPSKGTIDGTQYLVARTPQPVDHRPFELDFGSSFADPPLVLAHAQTIRGSDPFTLRWSNKTSRNIYLRLVEEQSLDAELLHHAEEIGYLLLGR, encoded by the coding sequence ATGCGTCTTGTACGACGAAGCCTTCCTATACAAAACCGAGAATCACAACACAATTTTCCATACCGGCGTTACCTCCTCGCCCTTCTCCTATGCCTTAGCGGTCATCAATCCGCCCTTGCATCATCGAGCGTGACCTTGCAGTGGAATCCCGCACTGAACGATTCGCGCATCGCCGGATATGAAATCCATGTCGGAACATCCAGCGGGACATACCGTTGGGTCTACGAGGCATCCGACAAAGGGGCGGCGACCCGCCAAGTATCGATTTCCGGTAAAGAACAAGGAAAAACCTATTACTTCGCGATTCGTGCAATCAATCACGACCGCTCTCTGATTAGTCCATTTTCAAAAGAAATAGGGCATACGATCGGCGACGCGACCCAAAACTCCATCCTCGAATCCGATGAGGTGTGGGTTGGCCCCTCTTGGCAGTGGGTCAGTTTCACACAGACCTTCACCGATCCCATCGTCGTCGCCTCGAGCAGCGAGTCTGGGAGTCACCCTTCGGTCATACGTATCGAAGGGGTCGAGCCCAGCGGATTTTGGATCAGGCTCGAGGCCTGGGACTACCTCAGTCGCGACGCGACCACGGAAACCGTCAACTACATCGCCATGGAGCGCGGACGTCACCGATTGCCAAACGGCTCCGAAGTCATGGCTGGAAGACTCCTCACAGACCCCAGAGAGAGTCACAATCAGGTCAGCTTCACCGAGATTTTTCGAGAAACACCCATCGTGGTGACAAACATCACGAGCAATAACGGCAATAGCGCGGTTACGACGATGATCACTAGCGTCGAACGCAATGGTTTTAGTGTAGGGATCACAGAGCAAGAATCCAATACACAGAAAAAGGTAGCCGAAACGATCGACTTCATCGCGTGGGAACCCTCAAAGGGCACCATCGATGGAACTCAGTATCTCGTGGCCCGAACACCCCAACCAGTCGACCACCGCCCCTTCGAGCTCGACTTCGGCAGCTCATTCGCGGATCCGCCCCTTGTGCTGGCGCATGCACAGACCATAAGGGGCAGCGATCCCTTCACCTTGCGCTGGAGTAACAAGACTTCGCGAAACATTTATTTACGTCTCGTCGAGGAGCAATCGCTTGACGCCGAACTTCTGCATCACGCGGAAGAGATCGGATACCTCTTGCTCGGTCGTTGA